One region of Pseudomonas glycinae genomic DNA includes:
- the gorA gene encoding glutathione-disulfide reductase produces the protein MAYDFDLYVIGAGSGGVRAARFAAGFGAKVAVAESRYLGGTCVNVGCVPKKLLVYGAHFAEDFEQSSGFGWSLGEADFDWATLIANKDREINRLNGIYRNLLVNSGVTLHEAHAKIVGPHEVEVNGERYTAKNILIATGGWPQIPEIPGHEHAISSNQAFFLKELPKRVLVVGGGYIAVEFAGIFHGLGANTTLLYRGDLFLRGFDGSVRNHLKEELTKRGMDLQFNADIARIDKQSDGSLKATLKDGRVLEADCVFYATGRRPMLDNLGLENTDVQLDDKGFIKVDEQYQTTEPSILALGDVIGRVQLTPVALAEGMAVARRLFKPEQYRPVDYKMIPTAVFSLPNIGTVGLTEEEAREAGHDVVIYESRFRPMKLTLTDCQERTLMKLVVDGKSDKVLGCHMVGPDAGEIVQGLAIALKAGATKRDFDDTIGVHPTAAEEFVTMRTPVGA, from the coding sequence ATGGCCTACGATTTTGACCTTTATGTGATTGGTGCCGGTTCCGGTGGTGTGCGGGCTGCGCGTTTTGCTGCCGGGTTCGGTGCGAAAGTGGCGGTGGCCGAGAGCCGTTATCTTGGCGGAACCTGCGTCAACGTCGGTTGCGTACCGAAAAAACTGTTGGTGTATGGCGCCCATTTTGCCGAAGACTTCGAGCAGTCTTCGGGTTTCGGGTGGAGTCTGGGTGAAGCGGATTTCGATTGGGCCACGCTGATTGCCAACAAGGATCGCGAGATCAATCGTCTGAACGGCATTTATCGCAATCTGCTGGTCAACAGCGGTGTGACCTTGCATGAGGCTCACGCGAAAATCGTTGGTCCGCACGAAGTCGAGGTCAACGGTGAGCGATACACCGCGAAGAATATTCTGATCGCCACCGGTGGCTGGCCGCAGATCCCCGAGATTCCGGGGCATGAGCATGCAATCAGCTCGAACCAGGCGTTCTTCCTCAAAGAACTGCCCAAGCGTGTACTGGTCGTCGGTGGCGGTTACATTGCCGTCGAATTTGCCGGGATTTTCCATGGCCTGGGCGCGAACACGACGTTGTTGTATCGCGGGGATCTGTTCCTGCGCGGCTTCGACGGTTCGGTGCGTAACCATTTGAAGGAAGAACTGACCAAGCGCGGTATGGATCTGCAATTCAATGCCGATATTGCCCGCATCGACAAGCAATCGGATGGCAGCCTGAAGGCGACTCTCAAGGATGGTCGCGTACTGGAAGCGGATTGTGTGTTCTACGCCACCGGCCGACGTCCGATGCTGGACAACCTGGGGTTGGAGAACACTGATGTGCAGCTCGACGACAAAGGCTTCATCAAGGTCGATGAGCAATACCAGACCACCGAGCCATCAATCCTGGCGCTGGGCGATGTCATCGGTCGTGTGCAGCTGACGCCAGTGGCGCTGGCTGAAGGCATGGCGGTGGCGCGACGTCTGTTCAAGCCTGAGCAATACCGTCCGGTGGATTACAAGATGATCCCGACGGCGGTGTTCAGTCTGCCGAACATCGGCACCGTCGGCTTGACCGAAGAAGAGGCGCGGGAAGCGGGTCACGACGTCGTGATCTACGAAAGCCGCTTCCGGCCGATGAAGCTGACCCTGACTGACTGTCAGGAGCGCACGCTGATGAAGCTGGTGGTCGATGGCAAGTCCGACAAGGTGCTGGGCTGTCACATGGTCGGGCCGGATGCCGGCGAGATCGTGCAGGGTCTGGCAATTGCACTGAAGGCTGGCGCCACCAAGCGTGACTTCGACGACACCATCGGGGTACACCCGACGGCGGCCGAAGAATTTGTCACCATGCGTACGCCGGTCGGCGCTTAA
- the modC gene encoding molybdenum ABC transporter ATP-binding protein — translation MIDARLKLAWPRFSLDVDLQLPGRGVTALFGQSGSGKTTCLRCIAGLERAPQALIRINGEVWQDSEKGIFVPPHKRALGYVFQEASLFEHLSVLANLQFGLKRIPKAQRRVDMTQATELLGIGHLLDRHPQNLSGGERQRVGIARALLTSPQLLLMDEPLAALDSQRKGEILPYLQRLHDELEIPVLYVSHAQDEVARLADHLVLLSDGKALASGPIGETLARLDLPLAMDSNAGVIIEGQVSGYDADYQLLTLQLPDSSLNIRVTHAPMTTGQRLRCKVHARDISLTLQNSEFSSILNRLPVTVVSEQPADNAAHVLIRLDAGGTPLLARITRYSRDQLGVHPGQSLWAQIKAVAVLA, via the coding sequence ATGATTGATGCACGTCTGAAACTGGCCTGGCCGCGCTTCAGCCTCGATGTTGACCTGCAACTGCCCGGTCGCGGCGTGACGGCGCTGTTCGGTCAGTCCGGCTCGGGCAAGACCACATGCCTGCGCTGCATCGCCGGGCTCGAACGCGCGCCGCAGGCGCTTATCCGCATCAATGGCGAAGTCTGGCAGGACAGCGAAAAAGGCATTTTCGTGCCGCCGCACAAACGCGCGCTCGGCTATGTGTTTCAGGAAGCCAGCCTGTTTGAGCATCTGTCGGTGCTGGCCAATCTGCAGTTCGGCCTCAAGCGCATTCCCAAGGCGCAGCGCCGGGTCGACATGACCCAAGCCACCGAACTGCTGGGGATCGGCCACTTGCTCGATCGTCACCCGCAAAACTTATCCGGCGGTGAGCGTCAGCGTGTCGGCATCGCCCGCGCGCTGTTGACCAGCCCCCAACTGCTGCTGATGGATGAGCCTTTGGCCGCCCTCGACAGTCAGCGCAAAGGCGAAATCCTGCCCTACCTGCAACGCCTGCACGACGAACTGGAAATCCCCGTCCTGTATGTCAGCCACGCGCAGGACGAAGTGGCCAGGCTCGCCGACCATCTGGTGCTGCTCAGCGACGGCAAAGCGCTGGCCAGCGGCCCGATTGGCGAAACCCTGGCGCGACTCGACCTACCCCTGGCCATGGACAGTAACGCCGGCGTGATCATCGAAGGCCAGGTCAGTGGCTACGATGCCGACTATCAATTGCTCACCCTGCAACTGCCGGACTCGTCACTGAACATTCGCGTGACCCACGCGCCGATGACGACGGGCCAGAGACTGCGTTGCAAGGTACATGCGCGCGACATCAGCCTGACCCTGCAAAACAGCGAATTCAGCAGCATCCTCAATCGCCTGCCGGTCACGGTCGTCAGCGAACAGCCGGCCGATAACGCCGCGCACGTACTCATTCGCCTTGATGCCGGGGGCACACCGCTGCTGGCGCGCATCACTCGCTATTCGCGGGATCAGCTTGGCGTGCATCCGGGCCAGTCATTGTGGGCCCAGATCAAGGCCGTCGCGGTGCTGGCGTAA
- a CDS encoding NAD(P)H-dependent flavin oxidoreductase: MSQWPDTRILDLFGIELPIIQGPMAGATNSSMVIATCNAGGLGSMPAAMLTIEQLREELKTIRQGTNKPFNVNFFCHQPPAADEQKARDWKNLLEPYYRELGVDFDAPTPVSNRAPFDAAACEVLEEFRPEVVSFHFGLPEKTLLDRVKATGAKIISSATTVDEAIWLEQNGCDAIIAMGYEAGGHRGMFLSDDLSSQVGTFALVPQVVDAVSVPVIAAGAIADARGVAAAFLLGASAVQVGTAYLFTPEAKVSASHHKALRTAKESETAVTNLFTGRPARGILNRVMRELGPMSDKAPAFPLAGGALMPLRAKGEAEFSNLWAGQAFTLGKDLGTAELTRQLAEGALAKLTR, from the coding sequence ATGAGCCAATGGCCTGATACCCGCATTCTTGACCTGTTCGGCATCGAACTGCCGATCATCCAGGGCCCCATGGCCGGAGCCACTAACTCATCCATGGTCATCGCGACGTGCAACGCTGGTGGGCTCGGTTCAATGCCAGCCGCGATGCTGACCATCGAGCAACTGCGCGAAGAACTGAAGACCATTCGCCAGGGCACGAACAAACCGTTCAACGTCAACTTCTTCTGCCATCAACCGCCGGCCGCCGATGAGCAAAAGGCACGTGACTGGAAAAACCTGCTGGAACCCTACTATCGCGAACTGGGTGTCGACTTCGATGCACCGACGCCGGTGTCCAACCGCGCGCCGTTCGATGCGGCTGCCTGCGAAGTGCTGGAAGAATTTCGCCCTGAAGTGGTGAGTTTTCACTTCGGCCTGCCGGAAAAAACCTTGCTGGATCGGGTGAAAGCGACCGGCGCGAAAATCATCTCGTCGGCAACCACCGTCGACGAAGCGATCTGGCTGGAGCAAAACGGCTGCGACGCGATCATCGCCATGGGTTACGAGGCCGGCGGCCATCGCGGGATGTTTCTCAGCGACGACCTGAGCAGCCAGGTCGGTACGTTTGCCCTGGTGCCGCAAGTGGTCGACGCCGTGAGTGTGCCGGTGATTGCCGCCGGTGCGATTGCCGATGCGCGCGGCGTGGCGGCAGCGTTCCTGCTCGGTGCTTCGGCGGTTCAGGTCGGCACGGCGTATCTGTTTACTCCGGAAGCGAAAGTCAGTGCGTCGCACCACAAGGCCTTGCGCACCGCCAAGGAAAGCGAAACGGCGGTGACCAATCTGTTTACCGGGCGCCCGGCGCGGGGGATTCTCAATCGGGTGATGCGCGAGCTGGGCCCGATGTCGGACAAGGCTCCTGCCTTTCCGCTGGCGGGTGGGGCCTTGATGCCGCTGCGCGCGAAGGGCGAAGCCGAATTCAGCAACCTATGGGCCGGCCAGGCTTTCACGCTCGGCAAAGACCTCGGCACCGCCGAATTGACCCGGCAACTGGCTGAAGGCGCTCTGGCAAAACTGACCCGGTGA
- the modA gene encoding molybdate ABC transporter substrate-binding protein: MINRASRFAPALLALFAIGAAQADEVQVAVAANFTAPIQAIAADFEKDTGHKLVAAYGATGQFYTQIKNGAPFEVFLSADDTTPEKLEKEGDTVKGSRFTYAIGTLALWSAKEGYVDAKGDVLKKNQYQHLSIANPKAAPYGLAATQVLEKLKLTDATKAKIVEGQNITQAYQFVSTGNAELGFVALSQIYKDGKVSSGSAWIVPASMHDPIKQDAVILNKGKDNAAAKALVDYLKGPKAAAVIKSYGYQL, encoded by the coding sequence ATGATCAATCGTGCCTCACGTTTTGCCCCTGCCCTGCTCGCGTTATTCGCCATCGGCGCGGCACAGGCCGATGAAGTGCAAGTCGCTGTCGCGGCCAACTTCACCGCACCGATCCAGGCGATTGCCGCCGATTTCGAAAAAGACACCGGGCACAAACTGGTCGCTGCGTATGGCGCCACCGGCCAGTTCTATACCCAGATCAAAAACGGCGCACCGTTCGAAGTGTTCCTCTCGGCCGATGACACCACCCCTGAAAAACTCGAGAAAGAAGGCGACACCGTCAAAGGTTCGCGCTTCACCTACGCCATCGGCACCCTGGCACTGTGGTCGGCCAAGGAAGGTTACGTCGACGCCAAAGGCGACGTCCTGAAGAAAAACCAGTACCAGCACCTGTCCATCGCCAACCCGAAAGCCGCCCCTTATGGTCTGGCCGCCACTCAGGTGCTGGAAAAGCTGAAACTGACCGACGCCACCAAAGCCAAGATCGTCGAAGGTCAGAACATCACCCAGGCCTACCAGTTCGTATCCACCGGCAACGCCGAGCTGGGCTTCGTCGCGCTGTCGCAGATCTACAAGGATGGCAAGGTCAGCAGCGGTTCGGCGTGGATCGTTCCGGCGAGCATGCACGACCCGATCAAGCAAGACGCAGTGATCCTCAACAAAGGCAAAGACAACGCCGCTGCCAAGGCGCTGGTTGATTACCTCAAAGGCCCGAAAGCCGCTGCTGTCATCAAGTCCTACGGTTACCAGCTGTAA
- the ada gene encoding bifunctional DNA-binding transcriptional regulator/O6-methylguanine-DNA methyltransferase Ada: MKTLSTSLNTEDDPRWAAVVARDPRADGQFVYAVKTTGIYCRPSSLARLPKPQNVEFFDTAEEAEAAGYRPSRRVSKDQTEVAAQHAATVAAACRQIEASDSLPALNDLAETAGLSAFHFHRVFKAATGLTPKGYAAAHRSRRVRQRLADGGSVTEALYDAGFNSNSRFYEAADQVLGMKPGDFRAAGQNNDIRFAVGQCSLGAILVAQSERGICAILLGDDPHQLVCDLQDQFRRANLIGADAEFEQLIARVVGFIETPAIGLDLPLDVRGTAFQERVWQALREIPVGSTASYADIALRIGSPKAVRAVAQACGANSLAVAIPCHRVVRSDGNLSGYRWGVERKRELLEREDKTRQ, encoded by the coding sequence ATGAAAACGCTTTCCACCTCGCTGAACACTGAAGACGATCCACGCTGGGCCGCTGTCGTGGCACGCGACCCTCGGGCGGACGGCCAGTTTGTCTACGCCGTGAAAACCACCGGCATCTATTGCCGCCCCAGCAGCCTGGCGCGATTGCCGAAACCGCAGAACGTCGAGTTCTTCGACACCGCCGAAGAAGCCGAAGCCGCGGGCTATCGCCCAAGCAGACGAGTGAGCAAGGATCAGACCGAAGTCGCAGCGCAGCACGCCGCTACCGTTGCGGCAGCCTGTCGCCAGATCGAAGCGTCGGACAGCCTGCCGGCGCTCAACGATCTCGCCGAGACCGCCGGCCTGAGTGCCTTCCATTTTCACCGGGTCTTCAAAGCCGCAACGGGGCTTACGCCCAAAGGCTACGCCGCCGCGCATCGCTCGCGCCGGGTTCGCCAGCGTCTGGCGGACGGCGGATCGGTGACCGAGGCGTTGTATGACGCCGGCTTCAATTCCAATAGCCGGTTCTACGAGGCGGCCGATCAGGTGCTGGGCATGAAACCCGGCGACTTCCGGGCCGCCGGCCAGAACAACGACATCCGCTTCGCCGTCGGCCAGTGCTCGCTCGGCGCCATTCTGGTGGCGCAGAGCGAGCGCGGAATCTGCGCGATCCTGCTGGGGGACGATCCGCACCAGTTGGTGTGCGACCTGCAGGACCAGTTTCGCCGGGCCAACCTGATCGGCGCCGATGCGGAGTTCGAACAACTGATCGCGCGCGTCGTCGGGTTCATTGAAACGCCGGCCATAGGGCTGGATTTGCCGCTGGATGTGCGCGGCACGGCGTTTCAGGAACGGGTGTGGCAGGCGCTACGGGAAATACCGGTCGGCAGCACCGCCAGCTACGCAGACATCGCCCTGCGTATAGGCTCGCCAAAAGCCGTACGCGCAGTGGCCCAGGCTTGTGGCGCCAACAGTCTCGCGGTGGCCATTCCGTGCCACCGCGTGGTGCGCAGCGACGGCAATCTGTCGGGCTACCGCTGGGGCGTGGAGCGCAAGCGAGAATTGCTCGAGCGCGAAGACAAAACCCGACAGTGA
- the modB gene encoding molybdate ABC transporter permease subunit, translating into MALTSADFAAIWLTLKLASLTTAILLVVGTPIALWLSRSRSWLRGPIGAIVALPLVLPPTVIGFYLLLALGPNGFIGQFTQWLGLGTLTFSFTGLVIGSVLYSMPFVVQPLQNAFSAIGTRPLEVAATLRSNPWDTFFSVILPLARPGFITAAILGFAHTVGEFGVVLMIGGNIPDKTRVVSVQIYDHVEAMEYAQAHWLAGAMLVFSFLVLLALYSSRKTRAGWS; encoded by the coding sequence ATGGCGCTGACGAGTGCCGATTTCGCGGCGATCTGGCTGACCCTGAAACTGGCGTCTCTGACCACCGCGATCCTGCTGGTCGTCGGCACGCCGATCGCCCTGTGGTTGTCACGCAGCCGTTCCTGGCTGCGCGGCCCCATCGGCGCGATTGTTGCGTTGCCGCTGGTGCTGCCACCGACGGTGATCGGTTTCTATCTGTTGCTGGCGCTCGGCCCAAACGGGTTCATTGGCCAGTTCACCCAGTGGCTGGGGCTTGGCACCTTGACCTTCAGCTTCACCGGCCTGGTGATCGGTTCGGTGCTCTATTCCATGCCGTTCGTGGTGCAGCCGTTGCAAAACGCCTTCTCTGCGATCGGCACCCGCCCACTGGAAGTGGCCGCAACCTTGCGCTCCAATCCCTGGGACACCTTTTTCAGCGTAATTCTTCCCCTCGCCCGCCCCGGCTTCATCACTGCAGCAATCCTCGGCTTCGCCCACACCGTCGGCGAATTCGGCGTGGTGCTGATGATCGGCGGGAATATTCCTGACAAGACCCGGGTGGTTTCCGTACAAATCTACGACCACGTCGAAGCCATGGAGTACGCGCAGGCGCACTGGCTGGCCGGGGCGATGCTGGTGTTTTCATTTCTGGTGTTGCTGGCGCTGTATTCCAGCCGCAAGACCCGCGCGGGCTGGAGCTGA
- a CDS encoding 2OG-Fe(II) oxygenase translates to MSPSPASPLEALDWIALEQQLDHDGCAVIRTLLRPQTCDRLSALYPHSEPFRSQVIMSRHGFGRGEYKYLRYPLPPVVERLRSALYPRLVPLANRWHKRMGLPERFPERHSEFLERCHAAGQLRPTPLLLQYGPQDYNCLHQDLYGKHVFPLQVAILLSAPGADFTGGEFVMTEQRPRMQSRPLVMDLRKGDALIFAVNQRPVKGVRGDYRVTMRHGVSRLHSGTRHTLGIIFHDAT, encoded by the coding sequence ATGTCACCCTCACCCGCCTCCCCGCTCGAAGCGCTCGACTGGATTGCCCTGGAGCAGCAACTGGATCACGACGGTTGCGCCGTCATCCGCACGCTGCTGCGTCCGCAGACCTGCGATCGGTTGAGTGCGCTTTACCCGCACAGCGAACCGTTTCGGTCACAAGTGATCATGTCCCGCCACGGCTTTGGGCGCGGCGAATACAAATACCTGCGCTATCCGCTTCCTCCCGTGGTGGAACGCCTGCGCAGCGCGCTTTACCCACGGCTCGTGCCTCTGGCCAACCGCTGGCATAAGCGAATGGGTCTGCCGGAACGTTTTCCAGAGCGACACAGCGAGTTTCTCGAGCGCTGCCATGCCGCCGGTCAACTGCGGCCTACCCCGCTCTTGCTGCAATACGGTCCGCAGGACTACAACTGTCTGCATCAGGATCTGTACGGTAAACATGTCTTTCCGCTGCAAGTGGCGATTCTTCTGTCAGCACCCGGGGCTGATTTCACCGGTGGCGAGTTCGTCATGACCGAGCAACGTCCGAGAATGCAGTCGCGCCCACTCGTGATGGACCTGAGAAAAGGCGACGCGCTGATCTTTGCCGTCAATCAGCGACCGGTCAAAGGTGTGCGCGGTGACTATCGGGTGACCATGCGCCACGGCGTCAGCCGACTGCACAGCGGAACACGGCATACTCTGGGCATCATTTTCCACGACGCGACCTGA
- a CDS encoding MDR family oxidoreductase: MFKGIVIDKDDSGYRANLQEISDEQLPEGDVTVDVAYSTLNFKDGLAITGSSPVVRKFPMVPGIDLAGTVEVSSHPDYKVGDAVLLNGWGVGESHWGGLAQKARLNGDWLIPLPKAFTAAQAMAIGTAGYTAMLCIMALERNGVTPQQGEVLVTGANGGVGSFAIALLSKLGYRVVASTGRVSEHEYLKQLGAGEIIDRATLSEPGKPLAKERWAGVIDSVGSHTLANACASTQAEGTVAACGLAQGMDFPASVAPFILRGVTLAGINSVTQPKARRIEAWDRLAKDLDFALLPLISHEIGLGEAIDAAPKLLAGQLRGRVVVDVNR; this comes from the coding sequence ATGTTTAAAGGCATTGTGATCGATAAAGACGACAGCGGTTATCGCGCCAACCTGCAGGAAATCAGCGACGAGCAGTTACCGGAGGGCGATGTGACAGTGGATGTCGCTTACAGCACGCTGAACTTCAAGGACGGTCTGGCGATCACCGGCAGCAGCCCGGTGGTGCGCAAGTTTCCGATGGTGCCGGGGATTGATCTGGCGGGCACCGTCGAAGTCAGCTCACACCCGGACTACAAGGTTGGCGACGCGGTGCTGCTCAATGGCTGGGGCGTCGGTGAAAGCCACTGGGGTGGCCTGGCACAGAAAGCGCGATTGAACGGTGACTGGCTGATTCCGCTGCCCAAGGCATTCACCGCCGCGCAAGCCATGGCCATCGGCACCGCGGGCTATACGGCGATGCTGTGCATCATGGCACTGGAGCGCAACGGCGTGACACCGCAACAGGGCGAAGTGCTGGTGACCGGTGCCAACGGTGGCGTCGGCAGCTTTGCCATCGCATTGCTGAGCAAGCTGGGCTACCGCGTGGTCGCTTCGACCGGTCGGGTGTCGGAGCACGAATACCTGAAACAACTGGGCGCTGGCGAAATCATTGATCGCGCCACCCTGTCCGAGCCCGGCAAGCCGCTGGCCAAGGAGCGCTGGGCGGGCGTTATCGATTCGGTCGGCAGCCACACGCTCGCCAATGCCTGCGCCAGCACCCAGGCCGAAGGCACCGTGGCCGCGTGCGGTCTGGCGCAGGGCATGGACTTTCCCGCCTCGGTCGCGCCGTTCATTTTGCGAGGCGTGACGCTGGCCGGGATCAACAGCGTGACCCAGCCCAAGGCCCGCCGCATCGAGGCTTGGGATCGCTTGGCGAAGGATCTGGATTTTGCCCTGCTGCCGCTGATCAGCCATGAAATCGGCCTCGGCGAAGCTATCGACGCGGCACCGAAGTTGCTGGCGGGGCAGCTCCGGGGGCGGGTCGTGGTGGATGTGAATCGCTGA
- a CDS encoding DUF1883 domain-containing protein: MKFIHQREHLNEDDIVVIQCSQTCNIRLMNDANFRSFKNGGRHTYHGGAFDTFPARITAPSTGFWNITIDTVSRRAISVTRKPTLTNSIKIIRRSSSKLS; the protein is encoded by the coding sequence ATGAAATTCATTCACCAGCGCGAGCACCTCAACGAAGACGACATCGTCGTCATTCAATGCTCGCAAACCTGCAATATCCGTTTAATGAACGACGCCAACTTCCGCAGCTTCAAGAATGGCGGCCGCCACACCTATCACGGCGGTGCTTTCGACACGTTCCCGGCCCGCATCACGGCCCCAAGCACCGGTTTCTGGAACATCACCATCGACACCGTCAGCCGCCGGGCGATCAGCGTGACCCGCAAGCCGACGCTGACAAACTCGATCAAGATCATTCGCCGCTCGAGCTCCAAACTCAGCTGA
- a CDS encoding DNA-binding protein: protein MARGGVNKAVVQIARAAILARGEHPSIDAVRIELGNTGSKTTIHRYLKELDDGSEPADPSAEPIDDELLALVTRLAQRLKEQAQEPIDQAREQYEQQRQALEDELNQLRQDHAQLEKKHDIQTAALAKESEALSDTRSMLQTEQTRNAGLNQALADFELRLQDKDEQIRSLEEKHLHARDALEHYRNAIKEQREQEQSRHESQVQQLQMELRQAQQSALVRQDEITQLHRDNERLLTENRGTVRELSLMQDQLKHSNQRQDQLLEQASRVDSERTLLQERLRVALLESQTLKQNVDEQSQLNQSLEKELTKAQNSLRLATTVAAAPDAAELKKT, encoded by the coding sequence ATGGCCCGTGGCGGCGTTAACAAAGCAGTAGTCCAGATCGCGCGCGCAGCGATCCTCGCCCGTGGCGAACACCCCAGTATCGATGCAGTACGCATCGAGCTGGGCAATACGGGCTCAAAAACCACGATTCATCGCTATCTAAAAGAACTGGATGATGGCAGCGAGCCAGCGGATCCGTCGGCAGAACCCATCGATGACGAACTGCTGGCGCTCGTCACGCGCCTTGCACAACGCCTGAAAGAACAGGCGCAAGAGCCGATTGATCAGGCACGCGAGCAGTACGAGCAACAGCGTCAGGCACTGGAGGACGAACTGAATCAGCTTCGTCAGGATCATGCGCAACTGGAGAAGAAACACGACATTCAGACTGCCGCGCTAGCCAAGGAATCCGAAGCACTGAGTGATACACGCTCAATGCTGCAGACCGAGCAGACCCGCAACGCCGGGCTGAATCAGGCACTGGCGGATTTTGAATTGCGCCTGCAGGACAAGGACGAGCAGATCCGCTCGCTGGAAGAGAAGCACCTGCACGCCCGCGATGCGCTTGAGCACTATCGCAACGCCATCAAGGAACAGCGCGAGCAGGAGCAAAGCCGTCATGAAAGCCAGGTGCAACAATTGCAGATGGAGTTGCGCCAGGCGCAGCAAAGCGCCCTGGTACGTCAGGACGAGATCACTCAGTTGCACCGCGACAACGAACGTCTGCTGACCGAGAATCGCGGCACCGTACGCGAACTGAGTCTGATGCAGGATCAGCTCAAGCACAGCAATCAGCGTCAGGATCAACTGCTGGAGCAAGCATCTCGAGTCGACAGCGAGCGCACCCTCCTCCAGGAACGCCTGCGCGTGGCTCTGCTGGAAAGCCAGACGCTCAAGCAGAACGTCGACGAGCAGTCGCAGCTCAATCAGTCATTGGAGAAGGAATTGACCAAGGCGCAAAACAGTCTGCGCCTGGCCACCACCGTTGCGGCAGCGCCAGACGCAGCAGAACTGAAAAAGACTTAA
- the alkB gene encoding DNA oxidative demethylase AlkB: MQTTFDLFADTESEQPRRAEQIGEQSWVLRGFALPQIEQLLPALESIIACAPLRHMMTPGGFSMSVATSSCGALGWITDRSGYRYSSEDPVSHQPWPAMPEVFRELAQAAAKRAGFADFMPDSCLINRYVPGAKMSLHQDKDENAYEAPIVSLSLGLPATFLFGGFARGDRSQKISLLHGDMVIWGGVDRLRYHGILPIKPGRHPRLGEQRFNLTFRTAG; the protein is encoded by the coding sequence ATGCAAACCACCTTCGACCTGTTCGCCGACACAGAATCCGAACAACCTCGGCGCGCCGAACAGATCGGCGAGCAATCCTGGGTTCTGCGCGGTTTTGCCCTGCCGCAAATCGAGCAGCTATTGCCGGCCCTGGAATCGATCATCGCCTGCGCCCCGTTGCGCCACATGATGACGCCCGGGGGCTTCAGCATGTCGGTGGCCACCAGCAGTTGCGGGGCACTGGGCTGGATCACCGATCGAAGCGGCTACCGCTATTCATCCGAAGATCCCGTGAGCCATCAACCCTGGCCAGCGATGCCCGAGGTGTTTCGCGAACTGGCCCAGGCAGCAGCGAAACGCGCCGGATTTGCCGACTTCATGCCGGATTCCTGCCTGATCAATCGTTATGTCCCAGGCGCAAAAATGTCGTTACATCAGGACAAGGACGAAAATGCCTACGAAGCGCCGATCGTTTCGCTGTCGTTGGGCTTGCCGGCAACGTTCCTGTTCGGCGGTTTCGCGCGAGGTGACAGGAGCCAGAAAATCTCGCTGCTGCACGGCGACATGGTGATCTGGGGCGGTGTCGACCGACTGCGCTATCACGGCATCCTGCCGATCAAGCCTGGCCGCCACCCGCGCCTTGGCGAACAGCGTTTCAACCTCACGTTTCGCACCGCTGGATAA
- the galU gene encoding UTP--glucose-1-phosphate uridylyltransferase GalU, with protein MIKKCLFPAAGYGTRFLPATKAMPKEMLPVVNKPLIQYGVEEALDAGLNEISIVTGRGKRALEDHFDISYELENQIKGTDKEKYLVGIRKLLDECSFSYTRQTEMKGLGHAILTGRPLIGDEPFAVVLADDLCVNLDGDGVLTQMVKLYKQFRCSIIAIQEVDPQETSKYGVIAGEMIRDDIYRVHSMVEKPKPEDAPSNLAIIGRYILTPDIFDLIEQTEPGKGGEIQITDALMKQAQNGCVMAYKFKGKRFDCGGAEGYIEATNFCFENFYKTGKAY; from the coding sequence ATGATCAAGAAATGCTTGTTCCCAGCAGCCGGTTACGGTACTCGCTTCCTCCCAGCGACGAAGGCCATGCCCAAAGAAATGCTGCCGGTGGTAAACAAGCCACTGATCCAGTACGGCGTCGAAGAAGCTCTGGATGCTGGCCTGAACGAAATTTCCATCGTGACCGGCCGTGGCAAGCGCGCCCTGGAAGACCACTTCGACATCAGCTATGAGCTGGAAAACCAGATCAAGGGCACCGACAAGGAAAAATACCTGGTCGGCATCCGCAAGCTGTTGGACGAGTGTTCCTTTTCCTACACCCGTCAGACCGAAATGAAAGGCCTGGGTCACGCAATCTTGACCGGCCGCCCACTGATCGGTGATGAGCCGTTCGCCGTGGTGTTGGCGGACGACCTGTGCGTCAACCTCGATGGCGACGGCGTACTGACCCAGATGGTCAAGCTGTACAAGCAGTTCCGCTGCTCGATCATCGCCATTCAGGAAGTCGACCCGCAAGAAACCAGCAAGTACGGCGTGATCGCTGGCGAAATGATCCGCGACGACATCTACCGCGTACACAGCATGGTCGAGAAGCCAAAGCCGGAAGACGCGCCGTCGAACCTGGCGATCATCGGCCGTTACATCCTGACCCCGGACATCTTCGACCTGATCGAACAGACCGAGCCAGGCAAGGGTGGTGAAATCCAGATCACCGACGCCTTGATGAAACAAGCCCAGAACGGCTGCGTGATGGCCTACAAGTTCAAGGGCAAGCGTTTCGACTGCGGTGGTGCTGAAGGCTACATCGAGGCGACCAACTTCTGCTTCGAGAACTTCTACAAGACTGGCAAGGCTTACTGA